A genomic region of Oncorhynchus mykiss isolate Arlee chromosome 2, USDA_OmykA_1.1, whole genome shotgun sequence contains the following coding sequences:
- the LOC110488885 gene encoding uncharacterized protein LOC110488885 — protein sequence MDMWPRKVIVLLLYYYGCSAIGEGKPYFISRNFNTVLHWNKVDSPDEGVLYSVHYQRHGEPYKPKIECQNITTLSCDLTAETPYIYQNSYYAEVFADSHSLGRTALFKPLRDTILGPANVSVTPTTSSLKVTVTLPLGPDNKTSIEEIFNSTSFSYHYPPTLYILNITHPSWAAQVHKNTTGEFVLNHLKNNSVKYCGYVVYTPTREMYRNASESSTFCVVLPGEHSLLFPWFLLLGCLLLGSFLLPVVVCRHYVRKKSNMPDALKLTTSNVPPPLWHPPEAITFSIAKSYHYPVGFSYGDLKTGKLQMGPRFTSSGSGSYSPQDEPSSIVQPRHCDTYMGQQGPPPEHSNNSTQSSTNYSMVVVQVANEGVEEECHRYPDSEDNINSPWSSESSDHKPSCVQGGPVLFSRGAPPEPKQCVGDRKSTGHPLVLPTLRRIDGLLQLSTLLLQPETQSAMASMALPTDAEGQPLLRDLDSTGQGASLLSDLVTTGETEYLDPGTGREEERTIYTPISPMCFNNSNDSPSHSIPPINLADCETSSMTFLSGYKQHWVPLAPLGLTAEDNFGISSYAPQQAWIDQEEEVEKGEEGGDERIREFFLGGWVVQIL from the exons GTTGTTCCGCCATTGGTGAAGGGAAGCCATACTTCATCTCTAGGAATTTCAACACTGTGCTCCACTGGAACAAGGTCGACAGCCCAGATGAAGGGGTCCTTTACAGTGTCCATTACCAAAG ACACGGAGAGCCATACAAGCCGAAGATTGAGTGCCAGAACATCACCACTCTTTCTTGTGACCTCACTGCAGAGACACCGTACATCTATCAAAATTCCTACTATGCTGAGGTTTTCGCCGACAGTCACTCACTAGGCCGTACAGCACTGTTTAAACCTCTGAGAGACA CTATCCTTGGGCCAGCCAATGTGTCTGTGACACCCACAACGTCATCTTTAAAAGTGACTGTCACCCTACCGTTAGGACCGGATAATAAGACTTCCATCGAGGAGATTTTCAATAGTACCAGCTTTTCCTACCATTACCCTCCAACCCTCTATATCCTCAACATCACTCATCCTAGCTGGGCAGCACAG GTCCATAAAAACACAACTGGAGAGTTTGTCCTCAACCATCTAAAAAACAACAGCGTAAAGTACTGTGGCTATGTGGTCTACACCCCGACTAGAGAAATGTACCGAAATGCCAGTGAGAGCAGTACATTCTGTGTGGTATTACCAG GTGAACACTCGCTGCTGTTTCCCTGGTTCCTCCTCTTAGGGTGTCTGCTACTTGGTTCCTTCCTGCTACCGGTGGTGGTGTGTCGTCACTATGTGAGAAAGAAGAGTAACATGCCAGACGCCTTG AAACTGACAACAAGCAACGTCCCTCCTCCATTGTGGCACCCTCCAGAAGCCATCACCTTCTCCATTGCCAAGTCGTATCATTACCCTGTAGGGTTCTCCTACGGTGACCTGAAGACTGGTAAACTCCAGATGGGGCCAAGGTTCACCAGCAGCGGATCTGGGTCCTATTCCCCCCAGGACGAACCCTCCTCCATTGTCCAGCCCAGGCACTGTGACACCTACATGGGCCAGCAGGGTCCACCTCCAGAGCACTCCAACAACAGCACCCAGTCCTCCACCAACTATAGCATGGTCGTAGTGCAGGTGGCTAATGAAGGTGTGGAGGAAGAATGCCATCGCTATCCAGACAGTGAAGACAACATCAACTCTCCATGGTCATCTGAATCCAGTGACCACAAACCCAGTTGTGTTCAAGGTGGCCCAGTTTTGTTTTCGCGTGGAGCACCACCTGAGCCGAAACAGTGTGTTGGAGACAGGAAATCAACAGGGCACCCCCTGGTACTGCCCACATTGCGGCGTATTGATGGCCTACTGCAGTTGTCCACTTTGCTGCTCCAGCCAGAGACACAGAGTGCCATGGCCAGCATGGCACTGCCTACCGACGCTGAGGGGCAGCCCCTTTTGAGGGACCTAGACAGCACTGGGCAAGGGGCATCACTATTGTCTGATCTGGTCACCACGGGGGAGACAGAGTATTTGGACCCTggtacagggagagaggaggagagaacaaTATACACCCCAATCTCTCCAATGTGTTTCAATAACTCCAATGACTCACCATCTCACTCCATACCTCCCATCAACCTTGCAGACTGCGAGACCTCATCAATGACATTCTTGTCTGGTTACAAACAACACTGGGTACCCCTTGCCCCTCTAGGGCTAACAGCAGAGGATAACTTTGGGATTTCCTCATATGCTCCACAACAGGCTTGGATTGATCAGGAGGAAGAAGTGgaaaagggagaggaaggaggagatgaaCGAATCCGTGAATTCTTTCTGGGAGGTTGGGTGGTACAAATTCTTTAG